TCGTGAAGGCGGTCGTACGGTCGGTGCTGGTGTTGTCTCTAAAATTCTTCAGTAGGATAAAGTTTCAGATTTAGGATAAAAGAAAGTCATCCCATGGAAAATCAAAGTATTCGTATTCGTTTAAAAGCTTTTGATCATCGTATTCTTGATCAATCTACAAAAGAGATTGTGAATACGGCGCGTCGGACAGGTGCCGTTGTAAGAGGGCCTGTTCCTCTTCCAACGAATATTCAAAAGTTTACGGTAAACCGGGGGCCTCATATTGACAAAAAGTCACGTGAGCAGTTTGAAATACGAACGCACAAACGTCTATTGGATATCGTAGATTGGACGCCTCAAACGGTGGACGCTTTAATGAAGTTAGAACTTGCTTCAGGCGTTGATGTAGAAATTAAGCTTTAAGAAGGTGAAGAGATGCGTACAGGGCTTATTGCTGAAAAATTAGGGATGACACGTTTTTTTACAAGTGAAGGTGAGCATGTTCCTGTAACAGTTCTTCAGGTTAAAGACTGTCAAGTGGTTCAAGTTAAAACACCTGAAAAAGAAGGTTACCGTGCTCTTCAAATTGGGATTGATAATAATCCTAAAATAAAGAACGTTTCTAAACCTTTGCGTGGACATTTTGCCAAAGCAAAAGTTGAACCAAAAAGATATTGTGCAGAATTTTGTGTTTCTGAAGAAAATCTTCTTGATGTTGGGACCGAAATTCGTGTAGATCACTTTACACCGGGTCAATTTATTGACGTGATCGGGACGAGTATCGGAAAAGGATTTGCTGGAAGCATGAAGCGCCATAACTTTGGCGGGCTAAGAGCTTCTCATGGTGTTTCTGTCTCTCATCGCAGTCATGGATCAACAGGAAATCGTCAAGATCCAGGAAAAGTTTTTAAGGGTAAAAAAATGGCGGGTCATCTTGGTTCTGAAAGGGTGACAATCCAAAATTTAAAAGTTGTTCAAACTGATGTAGAACGTGGTTTGATTATGGTTTGCGGGGCTGTCCCTGGAAGTCAAGGAAGTGTTGTTCTTGTGCAGGATGCTGTTAAAAAAGTACAACGTTAAAAAGAAGTGATTTAAAAAGTTTTTAAAGGATTGGAACATGAAGTGTCCAGTTAAGAGTTTGGAAAATAAAATTATTGGTGAAGTAACTTTACCAGGAGAGATTTTTGGTCTTCCCATTCGTAAAGATATTTTATCCCGTGTTATCCATTGGCAAATGGCTCGAGCACGACAAGGGACCCATCAAACAAAAGGGATTTCTGCGATCAGCGGGACCACGCGTAAACCTTATCGTCAAAAAGGGACTGGGCGTGCGCGTCAAGGAAGTCTTAGATCTCCACAATTTCGTGGGGGTGCTGTTATTTTTGGACCTCTTACACGTGATCATAGTTACAGCTTGCCTAAGAAAGTTCGGAAATTAGGACTTAAAACAGTTCTTTCACAAAAATTGGCTTCCGGAGAATTGTTAATCGTAAAAGATTTTAAATGCGATACCCCTAAAGCAAAAGACTTAGAGCAAAAGCTTCAGGTCATGGGTCTTTCTTCAGCACTTTTTATTGACGGAAATACAATTGATTCAAACTTTTTGTGTGCCGCTCGGAACTTAATGCATATTGATGTATTACCACAAGAGGGTGCAAATGTTTTAAGTATTTTAAAACGGAAAATGCTTGTTCTGTCCGAAGATGCAGTTCATCACTTAGAGGCTCGTTTAAAATGAAAACTTCTCCTAAAAAGAAAACTATTTCTCTTTCAAGAATGTATGAAATCATTCGCAGGCCACTCGTAAGTGAAAAGACAACTTTGTTGATTGAAAAAAATCAACATGCGTTTGAAGTTTCTCTTGATGCAACAAAGCCAGAGATCCGTGAAGCTATTGAAGCTCTTTTTAAAGTTAAAGTTTTGGCGATAAATACATTGCGTGTAAAAGGAAAAACAAAACGTTTTCGGGGCATTGAAGGAAAGCGTTCCGAAATAAAAAAGGCTTATGTAACCCTTGATTCTGGATCAACTTTGGATGTAATGGCAGGAATATAAAATGGCATTGAAGTTTTTTAAACCTACGACCCCAGGACAACGCCAGCTTGTTCTCGTTGATCGCTCTGAGCTTTGGAAAGGAAAACCTGAAAAATCCTTAATTGTAGGATTGAAAAAAACAGGTGGCCGTAATAATAATGGTCGTATTACAACTTTTCATCATGGTGGTGGTCATAAAAGAAGGTATCGCCTTATTGATTTTAGACGGCAAAAATTTGATATCCCGGCAATTGTAGAGCGTCTAGAATATGATCCAAATAGGACAGCATTTATTGCGCTTATTGCCTATAAAGATGGTGAAAAAGCTTATATTTTGGCGCCACAACGTTTAAAAGTTGGAGACCAAGTTATTTCTGCTGAACGGGCAGACATTAAGACAGGAAATGCAATGCCGATGCAAAACATTCCTATTGGAACAATCGTTCATAACGTTGAGATGAAACCAGGAAAAGGTGGACAACTTGCACGGTCCGCAGGAACTTATGTTCAGATTGTTGGTCGTGATTCTGGATACGTACAGTTGAAATTAAGTTCGGGTGAATTAAGAATTGTTCGCGCTGAATGTATGGCAACGATTGGAGCTATTTCAAATCCAGATCAAAAAAACGTTGTCCTTGGCAAAGCGGGTCGGAAAAGGTGGCATGGTATACGTCCAACAGTTCGTGGTGTTGCCATGAACCCAGTTGATCACCCACACGGTGGTGGTGAAGGAAAAACCTCTGGTGGACGTCACCCTGTTACGCCTTGGGGTAAATGTACAAAGGGTAAGAAAACCCGTAAAAATGTTGCAACGTCGAAGTATATTATTCGTCGTCGGAAGTAAGATTAAAATTTTGGTCCTAAGAGAATAAGGAGTTAAGAATTTGACACGTTCGGTATGGAAAGGTCCTTTTGTGGATGGTTATTTGCTTAAGAAAGCTGAAGCCTCACGTCAGTCTGGTCGCAAGGAAATTATCAAGACCTGGTCGCGCCGTTCAACGATTCTTCCTCAATTTGTGGGGCTAACGTTTGGGGTTCATAATGGTCATAAGTTTATTCCTGTGTATGTCACAGAAGAGATGGTTGGTCATAAGTTTGGTGAGTTTTCTCTGACCCGTACCTATTATGGTCATGCGGCAGATAAAAAAACAAAAAGAGGTTAGGATAAATGAGTAAAAGTCCAACTTTGAGACGCTTCGCAGATGATGAGGCAAATGCGTCCCATCCTATGTTACGGGTTTCTCCACGTAAGCTCAATCTTATTGCCGGTGCAATTCGAGGAAAAACGGTTGAAGATGCCCTCGCATTTTTAAAATTTGACAAGAAGCGTATTTCAAAGGAAGTACAAAAAATTTTAATGTCTGCTGTTTCAAATGCAGAAAACAACCATAACCTTGATATTGATCAACTTATCGTATCTGAGGCTGTGGTTGGTAAATCCGTGGTTATGAAGCGTGTGCGTCCTGCTGCAAAAGGTCGGGCTTGTCAAATTCATAAGCCATTTAGTCGAATTAATATTTGTGTTGCTGAACGTCTCAAGGAGACAAAATAATGGGACAAAAAGTTAGGCCAAATGGCTTGCGTCTAGGAATTACACGTACATGGGATTCACGTTGGTTTGCTGGACGTGAATATGCGGATCTTCTTCATGAAGATATTAAAATTCGTAAGTATCTTATGAAGCATTTAAAGCAAGCGGCTATTTCAAATGTTATTATTGAAAGGCCTGCAAAAAAGGCAAGAATTAATATCTTATCTGCACGTCCTGGTGTTGTGATTGGCAAAAAAGGTGCGGATATTGAAAAGCTTCGCTCGGATGTTGCAAAGATGACATCAAGTGATGTAACGCTTAACATTACAGAAATTCGCAAACCTGAAATTGATGCAAAACTTGTTGCGGAAGGGATTGCACAGCAACTTGAACGTCGTGTTTCTTTTAGACGTGCCATGAAACGGGCGATGCAAACTGCGATGCGTATGGGAGCACTCGGAATCCGTGTAAATTGCTCTGGGCGTCTTGGAGGTTCTGAAATTGCACGTATGGAATGGAGTCGTGAAGGTCGCGTTCCTCTTCACACATTGCGTGCTGATATCGATTATGGAATGGCGACGGCTTTTACAACGTATGGGACATGTGGTGTAAAAGTTTGGATTTTTAAAGGCGAAAAAATGGAACGTGAGAAAGAAACTGCAGAAGTTTCTCCAAAAGTATCTGTTTCAAAGCCTTTAGGTGAATAGTTAAAGATTAATGCTTGAGAAGGGCGTCAAAATATGTTAGCTCCGAAACGAACAAAATATCGAAAGGCCTTTAAAGGTCGTATTCATGGAATGGCCAAAGGTGGAACAACCTTAAATTTTGGGGCCTATGGATTAAAAGCCACGTCACCAGCACGTGTAACAGCGCGTCAAATTGAGGCGGCTCGACGTGCAATTACACGCTATATCCGGAGATCTGGACGTGTATGGATACGTATTTTTCCAGATGTCCCTGTTTCTGCAAAACCTGCGGAAGTTCGTATGGGCAGTGGTAAAGGGTCAACAGAATATTGGGCATGCCGCGTAAAACCAGGTCGTATTATGTTTGAATTGGATGGTGTTTCTCTTGAAGTTGCTCAAAAAGCATTTGAGCTTGCTTCAGAAAAATTGCCTGTAGAATCAAGATTTATCGCACGTGTTTCTTAAAAAGGATTAAATATTATGTTAGCGTCAGAGCTGCGGGGTAAAGATAAAGAAGCATTACATTCTGAACTTATTGGTCTTCAGAAAGAGCTTTTTAATATTAGATTTCAAAGGGTAAGTGAACAGCTAAAGAATACAGCACGTATTCGGGTTATTCGTCGTAATATTGCACGTATTAAAACGGTTGCGTCAGAAATGAATCAGACAGCTCCTGATCCCAAAAATGTAAAATCCGTTAAGCGTAAAAAGTAGGAGATAAAGTATGCCACGTCGTGTCCTAGAAGGGCTTGTTGTCAGTGATAAAGGGGATAAAACAGTTGTTGTTCGGGTTGAACGACGCTTTATGCACCCTGTTTATAAAAAGTTCATTATCCGTTCAAGCAGGTATATGGCGCATGATGCTGAAAATCGTTTTAAAGTTGGTGAACATGTTGAGATTCAAGAGTGCCGACCAATTTCTAAACATAAGAAGTGGGAAATTATCCAGAAAAAGTAGTTTTTAAAAATGAGACGAAATGTCGAAATTAGTTGAAAAACTTTTAAAGAACGTATAAACGTTAGGTCGTTAAAAAGGTCGTTAATTATGATACAAATGCAATCAAACCTCGCTGTGGCGGATAATTCAGGTGCCCGTCGTGTGATGTGTATCAAGGTGTTGGGTGGATCTAAACGCAGAACTGCCTCAATAGGAGATGTTATTGTTGTTTCTGTTAAGGATGCAATTCCAAGAGGCAAGGTAAAAAAAGGGGAAGTTCTCCGTGCTGTTATTGTTAGAACCGCAAAAGATATTCGTCGTCCTGATGGAACAGTTATACGATTTGATGGAAATGCAGCTGTTTTAATTAATAAACAGGGCGAACCTATTGGAACACGTATTTTTGGTCCAGTTACACGAGAATTGCGTGGTAAGTTTATGAAGATTATTTCTTTGGCTCCGGAGGTATTTTAAATGACACAAAATTGGCGTATTCGCAAAGGCGATGATGTCATCGTTATTTCTGGCAAAGAAAAAGGAAAGACCGGAAAAGTTGTTCGTGTTCTGAAGAGTAAGAACCGTCTTTATGTTGGTGGTGTCAATATGGTTAAGAAGCACCAAAAGCCAACTGCTGCTTCTCCAGGTGGAATTATCGAAAAGGAAGCTTCTCTTCATGTTTCAAATGTTGCTCATGTTGATCCTGTTTCTAAAAAAGCAACACGTGTAGGGTATAAATTTTTAGAATCTGGCCGTAAAGTGCGTTTTGCAAAGCGGTCTCAAGAGATTATTGATCAGTAAGAGAGAACAGTATGCGTTTAAGAAAATTATATGACACAGATATTAAAGCGCGACTTGTAAAAGAATTTAATTATAAAAATGCTTTTCAAGTTCCGCGTGTTGAGAAGATCGTCTTAAATATGGGTGTTGGTGAAGCTGTAAAAGACAGTAAAAAAATTGATGCAGCACTTGCAGAGCTCATGGCAATTTCAGGACAAAAGCCTGTTATTACCAAAGCCCGTAAATCTATCGCAGCTTTTAAATTGCGTGAAGGGATGAATCTTGGCGTTAAGGTGACCCTTCGAGGGGCACGTATGTATGAATTTTTAGATCGTCTTGTAACAATCGCTTTACCACGTGTGCGTGATTTTAGAGGTGTTTCACAAAAAAGTTTTGATGGTCGTGGAAACTATAATTTGGGGATTAAAGAACAAATTATTTTTCCTGAAGTTAACTATGATCGTATTGATCAAGTTAGAGGATTGGATATTTCGATTCAAACGACAGCAAAAACGGATGGTGAAGCAAAAATCCTATTAACAGAACTAGGATTTCCTTTTAGTAATTAATCTTACTTGGATTAGATATTTTGAGTGCGGAGTTGAGGAATGGCGAAAAAAAGTGCAATTGAAAAGAATGAACGGCGTATACGGATGGTCCATCAAGCCCGTGCAAAACGTGATCGCTTGAAAAAAGAGGCGTATGATAAATCTTTGTCTCTTGAAGATCGTTTCGAAGCAATTTTAAAATTGGCTTCAATGCCTCGTAATTCTTCACGGGTTCGGATACGTAATCGTTGTGCTTTATCCGGACGTCCACGTGGATATTATCGTAAGTTTCGTCTTTCTCGTATTGCAATTCGTGACTTGGCTTCTGAAGGTCAGATTCCAGGAATGACAAAGTCAAGTTGGTAATAATTAAGGAAAACCTCTATGTCAATGAATGATCCGATTTCAGATATGTTAACCCGAATTAGAAATGGGTTAAAGGCACGCAAGGAGACAATTACGTGTCCTTCTTCAAAAATTTTGAGAAACATTTTAGATCTTTTGGTGCGTGAAGGATATATTAAGTCATTTTCAGAGCGTCCTGTAAGGACCGGCATTAATGAACTTCTTATTGAGTTAAAGTATTATGATGGCGCTCCTGCTATGAAAAATATTAAGCGTGTTTCAACCCCAGGTCGTCGGAGTTATGCTGCTTTTGATAAATTGCCGACAATCTATAATGGACTCGGCGTTGCTTTGATTTCAACATCAAAAGGATTGATGACAGATTTAGAAGCACGGTCTAATAAGCTTGGAGGCGAAGTTTTGTGCACTATCTATTAAGTCGTTTTTAATGGATAAGCTCTAAAATTATTCTTTGAATGCGCGTAGATCAAGTTTAAAGAAGTGGTTTTTTCTAAAGAAAAAATCACAAGTGTAGATGTGATAATGTAAGGTTTAAAAAAATGTCAAGAGTTGGAAAGCATGCGATTCCTGTTCCTACTGGGGTAACCGTAGAAATTGCAGGAAATCTTATTAAAGCGACCGGTGGTCTTGGAGCCTTAAGTTTTGCTTTTTCAAAAGAAGTGACTGTTTCGTTGGAAGGGCAAGAAATTTTTGTGCGTCCAAATGGAACTTCTGACCGTGAACGTGCTATGTGGGGAACCACACGCAATCAAGTTAGCAACTTGATTCAGGGAGTTTCAAAAGGATTTACGGTAGATCTTGAAATTAATGGTGTTGGGTATCGTGCAGCCGTTCAAGGAAAAGATCTTGTTTTGCAGCTTGGATTTAGTCATGATATTAAGTTTCCAATTCCTGCAGGTGTTACGATTAAGTGTGAAAAACCCACTTCTATTCAAATTCATGGAAAAGATCGTCAAGAAGTTGGGCAAATTGCTGCACAAATTAGAGGGTATAAATCTCCAGAACCTTATAAGGGGAAAGGGATTAAGTACGTGTCTGAAACAATATTCCGTAAGGAAGGGAAGAAGAAGTAAGCGCCATGAGTTCCAAAGGAAATAAGTTATTTGAAAGACGTAAACGTCGGGTTCGCTTTGATATAAAAAGAGCTGAAAACGGTCGTGCTCGTTTAACGGTTCATCGTACTAACTTGCATATTTATGCGCAAGTGATTGAAGATGCAACAGGTCGTACCGTTGCCCAGGCTTCAACAATTGAAAAAGATATGCGTAAGACGATTAAGAATGGTGGAACTATTCTTGCAGCTCAAGAAATTGGGAAGCAAGTTGCTGCGCGCGCCTTAAAAATTGGAATTAAAGAGATTGTTTTTGATCGAGGTGGTTATCTCTATCATGGCCGTGTAAAAGCTTTGGCTGATGCAGCACGGGAAACAGGACTTCAGTTCTAAAGTTATTGTTTTTGTAATTGGTTAAGAACGTCTTTCTTAGAAAATTACAAAAAAATAAGTAAAGTTAAGTTCTTAAGTAAAAAAGTTTTTAAATTTTTTTGTCTATAGAACTTTAGAATCGTATAAAAGATATGGCCTTAATTCAAGGAAGACGGAAAGATGTCTCGTAATACAGCAAACGAAAAAGATACGGATTACATTGAAAAGCTCGTAAATGTGAATCGCGTTGCGAAAGTTATTAAAGGGGGGCGTCGGTTTTCTTTTTCAGCTCTCGTTGTGGTAGGAGATGGTCGTGGCCGGGTGGGGCACGGTCATGGAAAAGCACGTGAAGTTCCTGATGCGGTCAAGAAGGCAACAGAACGTGCTAAGAGAAAAATGATTCGCGTTCCTTTAAAAGAAGGAAGAACGCTTCATCATGATGTAAATGGTCATTATGGAGCTGGAAATGTTATTTTACGTGCTGCAGTGCCCGGAACTGGAATTATCGCAGGCGGACCTATGCGTGCCGTATTTGAAGCTATTGGAATTCAAGATGTTGTTGCAAAATCTGTCGGCTCTTCAAATCCATTTAATATGATTCGTGCGATGTTTGAAGCTCTGAGTGCAGCAAATTCACCCCGTCAAGTGGCTGCACGTCGTGGTAAAAAAGTTAGTGAAATTTTACCTCGTCGTGAAGAAGTAAAGGAGACACAGGAATGACTGTAAAAACCGCAAAACCTCTTAAGACAGAGACAGTTAAAGTGACCCTTATTAAAAGTCCAATTCGTAGACAAGCTTATCAGTCTGCTTGCCTTGTGGGACTTGGGCTTCGTAAGTTGCATTCGTCCCGTGTTCTTGAAGATACGCCCTGTGTACGTGGAATGATTGAAAAGGTAAAACATTTATTACGAATAGAAGGCTAAAGCCTAAGGAATTTAATGATGCAATTAAATCAAATTAGAGATAATAAAGGTGCTCGCGTTCGTCGTGTACGTCGAGGACGTGGAATTGGTTCTGGTCTTGGAAAGACGGCTGGGCATGGTCAAAAGGGTCAAAAGGCGCGCACAGGTGTGTCTATTAACGGGTTTGAAGGAGGTCAAATGCCTCTTCACCGTCGCCTTCCCAAGCGGGGTTTTAAAAGCCACTTTAAAACGAACTATGCAATTGTAAATTTATGCCGTATTCAACGTGCGATTGATGCACAAGACATTTCAATAAAAGATAAAATTACCTATGATACTCTTGTAAAGGCAGGCCTCATACGTGACGGATTTAAAGGCGTGCGTCTTTTGGCATCTGGGGATTTTTCAAGCAAAATTGAAATTGAAGTTGCTTCCTATTCTTTAAAAGCCAAAGAACGTGTTGAAGCGCTTGGAGGAAAGGTTTATTCAGAAGCTCCAGCTGTTTTGTCTGAAACAAAAGAATCAAAAAAACCTGTGTCTAAAAGTGCTAAAAAAGAGATTAATGAGAAAACAGAATAAAGGGGAGTAGGCATGGCATCGGCAGCGGAACAACTTGCGGCAAGTTTAAATTATAAAGCTTTTTCAAAAGCGACAGTCCTTAAAAAAAGGATTATGTTTACGTTACTTGCTTTGATTGTTTATCGCTTTGGAAGTTATATTCCTCTTCCTGGCATTAATCCAGAAATCATGTCCGAAATTGCACGTCAAAATTCAGGGGGTATCCTTGCAATGTTTGATATGCTAGCGGGAGGTGCTTTAAGCCGCATGAGTATTTTTGCCTTAAATATTATGCCCTATATATCTGCAAGTATTATTGTTCAACTTTTGACAGCTGTTTATCCTGCTTTTGAAGCTTTAAAAAAAGAAGGGGAATCGGGCCGCAAGAAGTTAAATCAATATACGCGTTATGGAACAGTTTTTCTCTCTCTTATTCAGGCTTATGGTATTGCCGTTGGGCTTGAGGCAATGCATGGGACAGGGGGGGCATCTGCCGTTGTTATCGAGTCTTCCCTTTTATTCCGTTTTGAGGCTGTTGTGACGCTTGTTGGCGGCACTGTTTTCCTCATGTGGCTGGGTGAACAAATTACTGAACGTGGTCTTGGAAATGGAATTTCTATGATTATTTTTGCTGGAATTGTGGCGAATCTCCCTCAAGCGATAGTGGGGACATTGGAATTAGGACGCACAGGAGCCCTTTCGATGGTCTTTATTGCGGCTATTCTTGTTGGGGCGGTTGCCGTAATTGCTTTTATTGTCTTTATGGAACGTGCGCAACGAAGGATTCTCATTCAATATCCAAAGCGCCAAGTGGGGAATAAAATTTATGGTGGCGAAAGTACCCATCTTCCTTTAAAGCTAAACAGTTCAGGAGTTATCCCTCCCATATTTGCAAATGCTCTTTTATTGTTGCCTGTTACCTTGGCAGGATTGATGAGCAGTGATGGAAGTGCTTGGTATAGCAAAATTGCAAATCATATTTCTCAAGGCCAATGGCTTTATATTGCCTGCTATATTGGTCTGATCGTCTTCTTCTCATTTTTCTACACAGCCATTGTTTTTAATCCTGAGGAAACGGCTCAAAACCTGAAAAAAGCGGGTGGTTTTGTGCTTGGAATTCGTCCTGGAAAAAATACAGCTGATTATTTTGATTATATTTTAACCCGCTTAACAGTTTTGGGAGCGATTTATCTTTCGGCGATTTGTGTTCTTCCTGAAGTCATTAAACTTTATTATACGTTGCCTTTTTATTTTGGTGGCACAAGTCTCTTAATCGTTGTGAGCGTTACAATGGACACTGTTGCTCAAGCACATTCACATTTAATCGCGCATCAATATGAAGGAATTTTGAAGAAAACGAAGGGTAAGGGATTGCGTCCATGAATTTGATTCTATTTGGACCTCCTGGTGTTGGAAAAGGAACACAAGCTGCAAGACTTGCGGACGTCTATTCTCTTTCTATTATTTCTACAGGAAATATTTTAAGGGAAGAAATTGCACGGGGGACGGATCTTGGGAAAAAAGTACAGGATGATATGGATCAAGGCCGACTTCCCAGTGATGAGATTATTATGGAGATTGTAAATCAGTTTATGCTTGATCGGGATCAAGAAAAAGACGCTTCCCCCCATGGTTTTATCTTTGATGGAATTCCGCGTACTTTTTTTCAAGCAGAGACTCTTGATAAAATACTTGATAAACGCCATGAAAAAATTGATGCTGCAATTTTATTAACTGTTGACCCCGAAGAATTGGTTCGCCGTCTTAAAGGGCGATATTCATGTTCAAAGTGCGGTGAAGTTTATAATGACCTTTTTCGCCATCCACAGAAAGAAGGTATCTGTGATACGTGTGGATCAAAAGAATTCATAAGACGTTCAGACGATAAAGAAGAGACGATCCGGACCCGTTTGAAAGTTTATGATGATAAAACGGTTCCTGTTTTTTCCTTTTATAAAGAAAAAGGAATCTTATATGACGTTGATGGTATGAAGGATCCTCAAGAGGTTCAATCAGCCATTGAAAGTATTTTGTCAAAGGTTGTCGGAAAAGCTTGACTCTTGCGACAAGGATTAATACTAATCTCTTTTAGGTTTAATAAAAAGCCTAAAGGGTGTTTTTAACTTGTGAATAAGGAGAGTGCACCGTGCCACGAATAGCGGGTGTTAATATTCCAACGAATAAGCGTGTTGAGATTGGACTAACGTATATTTTTGGAATTGGACGAAAAAGTTCTCAAGATATTTGTGCAAAGGCAAATATTCCAGAGAATAAGCGTGTGAGCCAGCTCACCGATGATGAGGTTTTACGTATTCGTGAAATCATTGATCAAGACTTTCAAGTTGAAGGTGATCTTCGTCGTGGAATTGGAATGAATATTAAGCGTTTGATGGATTTAGGATGTTATCGCGGATTGCGTCATAGGAAAGGTCTTCCTGTGCGGGGTCAACGAACGCATTCTAATGCGCGGACGCGTAAGGGGCCTGCAAAAGCAATCGCAGGTAAGAAAAAGTAAGTTGTGAAGGTTAGGGTTTAAATATGGCGCAAGCAGCAGCATCAGCACCAAGAGTTAAACGTCGTGAGAGAAAAAATATTGTTTCTGGCATCGTGCATGTTAATGCAACGTTTAATAATACTGTGATTACAATTTCAGATCTTCAGGGGAACACCATTTCATGGTCTTCTTCTGGAGTAAAAGGATTTAAGGGGTCTCGGAAATCAACACCCTTTGCAGCACAGCTTGCTGCAGAAGATTGTGCACGCAAGGCTATCGAACATGGCATGAAAACAGTTGATGTTGAAGTAAAAGGTCCTGGCACAGGTCGTGAATCAGCTTTAAGAGCTTTACAAGCCGTTGGGCTCGTTGTGACATCTATTCGGGATATAACGCCCATAGCGCACAACGGATGCCGTCCACCAAAGCGTCGGCGTGTTTAATTAAGGTTTTTTTAAAAAGCCAAAGAGCTTTTTAAGAAGGTTTTTGTATATTTATTATTTTATGAAGGGGCGATTGTTGTGATCCAGAAAAATTGGCAGTCATTAATTAAGCCACACAAACTTGAAGTTCAACCAGGAAGAGTTCCTGGACATGATGCGACCATCATTGCAGAACCCTTAGAGCCCGGGTTTGGATTGACGCTCGGAAATGCGATCCGGCGTATTCTTCTTTCTTCGTTGCAGGGCGCTGCTGTAACCTCTATTCAAATAGAAGGTGTCCTCCATGAGTTTTCAAGTGTGCCAGGTGTTTTAGAAGATGTGACGGATATTATTTTAAATGTTAAGTCCTTAGCGCTTAAAATGCATGAAGATGGCGTGCGTCGTATGAGAATTCGGGCAGAAGGACCCATGGTTGTCACAGCTCAAATGCTTGAGTATGGCCCTGAAATTGAAGTTTTAAATCCGGATCTTGTGATTTGTACCTTGGACAAAGGAGCAAAGTTCTCCATGGATTTAACCGTTGAAGAAGGACGTGGATATGTACCCTCTGCCTTGAATCGTAAAGAAGATGCTCCCATTGGTGTTATTCCGATTGATGCTTTGTTTAGTCCCATCAAGCGTGTGTCCTATAAAGTAGACCATACGCGTGTTGGTCAAATGACAGATTATGATAAGTTGATCATGACCATTGAAACAAACGGAGCTATCACACCAGAGGATTCAGTGGCTTTTGCTGCGCGTATTTTACAAGATCAAGCACAGGCCTTTATTAACTTTGAAGAGCCTGAAGACAAGCCTAAAGAGAAGGAAGGCGGCGTTGAAAATGCCTTGATGCGAAATCTTTTGCGTCGTGTGGATGAGCTTGAACTTTCCGTTCGTTCAGCAAATTGTCTTAAGAACGAAAATATTGTGTATATTGGGGACCTCGTTCAAAAATCTGAGCAAGATCTCTTAAAAACACCGAATTTTGGTCGGAAGTCTCTCAATGAAATTCGGGCTGTTTTAGAAGGAATGGCCTTGCATCTTGGTATGGACATTCAA
This sequence is a window from Pseudomonadota bacterium. Protein-coding genes within it:
- the rpsJ gene encoding 30S ribosomal protein S10 produces the protein MENQSIRIRLKAFDHRILDQSTKEIVNTARRTGAVVRGPVPLPTNIQKFTVNRGPHIDKKSREQFEIRTHKRLLDIVDWTPQTVDALMKLELASGVDVEIKL
- the rplC gene encoding 50S ribosomal protein L3 — translated: MRTGLIAEKLGMTRFFTSEGEHVPVTVLQVKDCQVVQVKTPEKEGYRALQIGIDNNPKIKNVSKPLRGHFAKAKVEPKRYCAEFCVSEENLLDVGTEIRVDHFTPGQFIDVIGTSIGKGFAGSMKRHNFGGLRASHGVSVSHRSHGSTGNRQDPGKVFKGKKMAGHLGSERVTIQNLKVVQTDVERGLIMVCGAVPGSQGSVVLVQDAVKKVQR
- the rplD gene encoding 50S ribosomal protein L4 gives rise to the protein MKCPVKSLENKIIGEVTLPGEIFGLPIRKDILSRVIHWQMARARQGTHQTKGISAISGTTRKPYRQKGTGRARQGSLRSPQFRGGAVIFGPLTRDHSYSLPKKVRKLGLKTVLSQKLASGELLIVKDFKCDTPKAKDLEQKLQVMGLSSALFIDGNTIDSNFLCAARNLMHIDVLPQEGANVLSILKRKMLVLSEDAVHHLEARLK
- a CDS encoding 50S ribosomal protein L23, translating into MKTSPKKKTISLSRMYEIIRRPLVSEKTTLLIEKNQHAFEVSLDATKPEIREAIEALFKVKVLAINTLRVKGKTKRFRGIEGKRSEIKKAYVTLDSGSTLDVMAGI
- the rplB gene encoding 50S ribosomal protein L2, translated to MALKFFKPTTPGQRQLVLVDRSELWKGKPEKSLIVGLKKTGGRNNNGRITTFHHGGGHKRRYRLIDFRRQKFDIPAIVERLEYDPNRTAFIALIAYKDGEKAYILAPQRLKVGDQVISAERADIKTGNAMPMQNIPIGTIVHNVEMKPGKGGQLARSAGTYVQIVGRDSGYVQLKLSSGELRIVRAECMATIGAISNPDQKNVVLGKAGRKRWHGIRPTVRGVAMNPVDHPHGGGEGKTSGGRHPVTPWGKCTKGKKTRKNVATSKYIIRRRK
- the rpsS gene encoding 30S ribosomal protein S19 is translated as MTRSVWKGPFVDGYLLKKAEASRQSGRKEIIKTWSRRSTILPQFVGLTFGVHNGHKFIPVYVTEEMVGHKFGEFSLTRTYYGHAADKKTKRG
- the rplV gene encoding 50S ribosomal protein L22 gives rise to the protein MSKSPTLRRFADDEANASHPMLRVSPRKLNLIAGAIRGKTVEDALAFLKFDKKRISKEVQKILMSAVSNAENNHNLDIDQLIVSEAVVGKSVVMKRVRPAAKGRACQIHKPFSRINICVAERLKETK
- the rpsC gene encoding 30S ribosomal protein S3 translates to MGQKVRPNGLRLGITRTWDSRWFAGREYADLLHEDIKIRKYLMKHLKQAAISNVIIERPAKKARINILSARPGVVIGKKGADIEKLRSDVAKMTSSDVTLNITEIRKPEIDAKLVAEGIAQQLERRVSFRRAMKRAMQTAMRMGALGIRVNCSGRLGGSEIARMEWSREGRVPLHTLRADIDYGMATAFTTYGTCGVKVWIFKGEKMEREKETAEVSPKVSVSKPLGE
- the rplP gene encoding 50S ribosomal protein L16, with product MLAPKRTKYRKAFKGRIHGMAKGGTTLNFGAYGLKATSPARVTARQIEAARRAITRYIRRSGRVWIRIFPDVPVSAKPAEVRMGSGKGSTEYWACRVKPGRIMFELDGVSLEVAQKAFELASEKLPVESRFIARVS
- the rpmC gene encoding 50S ribosomal protein L29; this encodes MLASELRGKDKEALHSELIGLQKELFNIRFQRVSEQLKNTARIRVIRRNIARIKTVASEMNQTAPDPKNVKSVKRKK
- the rpsQ gene encoding 30S ribosomal protein S17 — translated: MPRRVLEGLVVSDKGDKTVVVRVERRFMHPVYKKFIIRSSRYMAHDAENRFKVGEHVEIQECRPISKHKKWEIIQKK